TAAAAATATCAccaaacaaatattttcaacTTTCTGATAGTGTTGATCATTCCTTAGAGGTACAGAACTGTTTCCTTAAAAACAATGTCACATAAATTCAGCTTTCAGTAGGGCTGAGGTTGATGAAAGACATTAAGTGGGGGAGCATACCACCCTTCCCCAAAAATAAATGAAGTAGAAACACACGGGAATAcacttgtggaaaaaaaaagtattttaaagacatttccATAAAAACAGAATGTCttagtggaacactgaaaacTGAAGTACTTATTCCATACCTTTTCTGGAAGAGTAATTCCTTTTGTAATAGAATATGCACTAGGACAGGGCACACTGTATAACCACAGTATGTATTTTATTGCATATGACTGGAAACAGATACAAACATATACATAAATAGATGAAACTGAAAGGCTTTATAACACCGAGAAAAGGTGGTTTAAGAACTGTGCTACCCCTTCAAGAGACTATAAATAAATGACTttacaaacccagaaaaaaattatttaagccTGATCATGTCGTAGTGTCATGGGGCTATATTAAATCTCCTTTCCTGACTTCAGGAGTTGGAAATTATCAAGACTTAAGGCTGTAGGCATAAATTAATGGTAGTCCTGAGATCAAATTTGAGTGAACAGCTCCCATACCTATTAAGTAGTTCTACTTCCTGTGTTAAGTAGATCCTGTGTTAAGTATGCATAAATTAGATATTCCCTGCTTCCATATACATTACTCCATGGCTTTCATTAATTCCCTCTTCAGCTATTAAGCTCACCAAATTTTAGGAAACAATGAGTGACACAgggtttttccccccccctttgaAATGCAACACAATACCTACCAGACATGTCATGCAATCCCTAACAGAGAACATTCTACCTAAGAAAAGCTTAAGACTCGTTTCTAACAGCTCCATAACGAACCAACCAAACTAAACTAAGACAGTGACTGATCGCATCTAGCTGGCAAATTAAAAGATGGAAGAATCTAACAGGACTATCTGTTAATAAGGACTTAAATCTGTACATAGTCAAACAACCTCAGTGGCAGAACGAGAGTATGGCAGTGGTTTTAGGAAGTTTGAAAAGGCTGGGAATGGGGTTTAAGGAAGCTATCTGCACTGggtcaaagaaacaaaaagataaCACCAGCTATGAAACCCTGTGCCTGTGAATACTGCTAACAAAAGGAGGTTCTCAGTAATTTACTCttttctgtcctgctgctgtaTCCAAGCTTCAGCTACTACAAATACACTCAGTGCTTTCCTGCACAAAGTATGTTGAGATCACAGTAACAGCTCTGACCTCGTACCACAAGCACAAAACCACTGTAATATATAACATGTGACATGCCTAGAGATAAGAACTGAAACTGTTGTCTTACAAATCCATGGAATATAATACAAAAAGTAACAGTGTGAAAAACCAACTAgtgaaaatgaaatataaaattGTAATCTGCTCTTTTtgacttttttccctttaaccTAAACACTTTGCTTCAAATCCCTTTTCAATTAAACTGAACTTTTAACAAACAAGCTGAAAACAATCCTGAAGAAAATGCTCCTTTAACACGTCTTGCTCTCTAGTCTGTTTACTAGAAGTCTGTCAGCCTGATGCAATGCCTCTTTAAATTAGTGACAATATTTCAGCTACCCTTAACATATGTTGAAGTGACACTGTTTATGTTATAAAGTGCTCTTTCATCGATGAAAACCCTGACTCCAAATTCACTTATCCTCATCCTGCTCATTTTCTGAGTTACAGCTTTCTGGAGtgatttcttttgcttctgaagATACTTCTGTGTCATGCACTACTTCTAAAGCCACTATTTCATTTTGCACTTTCAGCACACTGTTATTTTCCTGTATGCTGTCAAGAAGCTTTTGCATCTCTGCTGTATCAGAAAGACTTTTCAACATGTCATTTTCTACAGCATATAGCTGTGTTGTCAAGtcctctatttttttctccatactTAGCATTTCGCTTGATAACCTAAGAATAGAGTGAACAGCATTTTCAATTGTTGGCAAATAGGTCTTGCACTCCTCAATTTTAGGTTCATAGTTCACAAGTTTCTGATTCAGGTCTGTGTTCTTAGCTACCAGACTGTTCTGTTCTTCTTCTAGCTTTTCAACTGCCTTTGCTTGTGAGTCCAGCTTTTGTTCAACTCTAGAGAATTCATCATCTTCTTGccttttcagtgttttaatATTTCTGGCTGTACTGTCTTCCAAATCTCTTACTCTTTCTGAAAGGGATTTAATTCTTTGGTCAACTTCATTAATTTGGGAAGTAACTTCTGTATGTATGGACTTTGCTTCAGACTTTAAACTGCTAGTGTTTGTGTTCAATTCATCCAAACTTCTTCTCCAGGAACTGGTAACGTTTTGGAACTTCTCATTAATGCTCTGCATCTTTAGAGAGAGAGTTTTTTCATTGTTCTGTATATCATTTATGATGTTATGAAGAGAAGAGATTTCCTGCTCAAATTCAGTCATCACAGAGATGGATGAGGCAGCTTCTTGTAGGATACTTTCTGAAGACTCAAGCTGCATTTATAACACAAAACAACGTCCAATGTCGACTTaacaaaagtaaaaatagaaaACCATTTGCATTCATTTAATAGAGAATAAAGTCCTTTAGAAGCCACTTTGTAATAAGTAAGGTTCCTACATAAACTGTTTTCTTGAAAACATTGTTGATTAACCCAGCATGAAAAAGTCACAGAAAAGAGGTTGGTGGTTGTGAATTTCTATGGGACAGATGCAGTTTTCTTTGTTGTCAGTCACCTTCTCTTccatgttgtttttttcccccaaaacatACCACACTACACAAATCTCATGCAACACTCTGCAATCTGCAGTGTAGgatataaatatctaaattaCATCATTTCTAAATGACATCATTATGAGAGCACTGCTAAACATCACTAGCAGAAGCCCTGCTGCACTTCCCATCATTATTTGTAAGATACAGGGGATAATTTTACAGCCAGCCCAAGTTTCCTGCCTAATAATGCTACACGTGgataagaaatttaaaaaataccaaTGAAAAAATACTGCCATCATTTCATTATGCCTTtcattctttaccatgaggatagtggaacactggaacaggttcccaaggaggtggtttgggccccaccgctggagatattcaagatgaggctcaacagggctctgggcaacctgatctagtagaggatgtccctgctgaccccaaagggggttggactagatgacctttggaggccccttccaacccagaccattctatgattcacaatATTTGAGCAAGTCTACCACATAAAACTGCCTGTGAATTGTCTTCAAATCAATCTCTATTTGAATTATAGACAGACCACTATTTGCAAAATGAAGTTTGTCCTTAAGtaagtttttaaaaatagtttagtGCCTTAAAACTAACAGTGAGATAGAGCCACTATGTTCACATACTTGACCAATGGTATGGATTAGACACACTTAGTGACATGAAATATCCTCCCCAAAAGGTCCTGCTATCCACAGGCCAAGTAGAACACATTctcaaaatgtgttttaaaaccatcagtTAGCTAAATAGAAACAACATAAAACAACAGCACACATCCACGTGAGATTATCCAATCAAGATGTCAATGATTACCTTTTTAGAAATTAAGTTAACTCTGTTTTCCACATCCAGGAATTTTTCAGCTTCTTGCTGTAAGAAATTGTACTTTTTTTCCATATCAGCAAATTGATTTGACTGCTGAAATAGGAACctgcaaagaaataaacagTAAATATAAGTGCCTAATTAGCACATCTAagtgttccagtgcctgattcACAGCAATTTGTTACTGCAAGGATTTGTGCTCACAGAGGAGGACcatggagcacctcctctatggggacaggctggggctgttcagcctgcagaaggctctgggtaaccttagagcagccttccagtatctgaaggggcctacaaaaaaAACTAgagagggacattttacaaatgcttgtagtgataggatgagagggaatggattgaagctggaagagaagagatttgaactgggtattaggaaaaaattctttacagtgagggtggtgagacactggaacaggttacccagggaggctgtggatgccccctccctggagatgttcaaagccaggctggatgaggccttgagcaacctggactagtagaaggtgtccctgccaacccaaactattctatgaactTATGAATTAAGTTGCTTTTCAGTTACATTAGTCTCCAGAGcagatatttacaattcatGAGCAAGACACCTTTCAATCTTTCAACATGACAGAAGAAATCCAGCTTCTATAATCCCTCATTGCACACTTCTGGATACTGCTCTAATCTTCTTGATCCTTCTAGTTTTAACAAGTTTCTATAGTCACTTAACCCAAACACTATATTCAAATGTAACTATTCATATTGCCTGTAACTGAATACAGGATAGattacaaaagaaaacactaaAATCCACTTTAGAGAGTTACCTACCAGGTCAGCACCAGGCAAAGAACAAGGGAAATTACACTCAGGCTTGTCCTTGAGTCCATCCAAAACATGTTCCGATTATTGCTGGTCCTGGGACTTGCCATCTTCCCAAAATTATTATGCTTCTCAACCTTCTGTGAACCTTCATTGGTCTTGGGTGAAGAAAcacctttcttcctctgcttaaTTTCAGAcattttgggttttaaaaagcagaagagacaactaggaggaaaaaaaaagaaggcaaaaccaaaaaggTCTAGCTACTTCTACACATCCTTAAATACACCTTTTGCCTTTTAGTTAGACATTATTTCAACTTTTGGGAAGTGTCATAAGACTTTGTGAATGTTTTTTCTATACTACAGAGCACTGCTTTCGTGGTTATTATGCATTACTGCCACTTGAGTTGCATGCTCCGAGTTTGAAGgatgtagggaaaaaaatctcacctCTTGctctcaaacaaacaaaaaaaaaaaaaagaaacgcaaagaaaagaaaagcaaaaatgctGGTTCTGTAACTTTCAGAACACTTTTGGGCTTGAGAGCACGTAGAATGAGgttacaataaaaaaaatatctgatgGGTAGCTAGCGAAGTAGTGTAATGCGACTCAGCTTTAGAAGGACAACTTCAGATGGCAGCCCCGTGCAGTGCAGAGGAACGAGCCGCAGCTCCCTAGAGACCCTTCCGAGCATCCCATTCCTCCCGACCCCCCTCTTCCCTCAGCCGCCACCCCGGGCCTGCCTGCGTTCGGTCCGGGACACCAAAACGCGACTGACTCGTTCCTCCCCCTCCGGGGCACTTCCACTCTGCCCTCGGGGCTCCCAGGAACCCCCCCAAGCTCAGAAGCTCCCCCCCGCCCTCGGGGTAGGCCTGCGGGACGCCACCCAGCCCTGGCAACAACCCATCCTCCCGCGACCCTGCCACTTCGGGCCACCTTTCCCTCTCCACCGGTGCACCTCCGGTACCCTCGACGCTTCTTACAGCCCCAGCTGCAACGCGGCGAGGGCGGGAAGGGCAGGCCGGCCTGCCCCGCCGGTCCCCACACCCCGCAGCTCCACCTCCGTGCCGGGCCAGCACCTGGCGCCTCGCCCGTTGTCAGCCGTTGGCGGCCGCGCCCCCAGTGCCACGTCAGGCGCGCTCCCGCCGCCACCGCCGAGGCAGGCGAGTGGGGCCGGTACGCGCAGCCCGGCCTCCGTGGCTCGGCACGGGAGCGCGGGGCTTTGTTCCGTGCGGCGCAAGGTCGGGGCCGGGCTGTTGCTGGGCGGGGTGGCGGGGGGCGGGACGGACCGGACCGGACCGGGCTTTCTTTAGGTCCGTGCCCGGAAGGAGGAAGTGTTGGCGGCGCGCCGCTGCTCCGTGCGGGGCAGGGACTTCCTCGTAAGGCGAGGTGACTACATGTAGCCGGCGGCTGCTGACAGCTCTGCGGTGCGCGCCAGGTGGGCAGCGGTGGCGGCAGGACAGGACCAGACGAAAGGGCTGTGCCTGGGTAGCTGCGCTGGGCGCCCCTGAGGCTGACTCCAGCCCCCGGCTCCggagctctctgctgtggaggTAGCCGGGCAGAGGGCcctcggcccggcccggcccggccgggcGGGTGTGGAGGGCGGAGAGCTGCTCTGAACGCTCCAGTTTCTGTTTCGCTCTCCCTGCGGCTGCGGCGAGGCGTGCCTGGGTGTGAGGTAAGCCTTTGTTATATATGGCTGTGGgtgctttctttttctatttccttcTCGTGTGGCTTTATTGTTATTACTCAGCGTGGACTTTGTTCGACTGGGAAGCTTTCGCATCCCCTTTCCTAAGAGGTGCAGAGGGGTAAAGAAGGGGTGAAAGTCTTTCCTAGCCACATATTTTTGGCGAAGATAGGAAATGGTGTCAGCGGAAGAGGCATTCCATCACAGGCTTATCCCCAGGCAGCTGTTGTGCTGTTTGCCGTGTGAACCCGCCTGAAGAGTCACTGTTTTCCGCAAacgcagctgctctgctgctttttctgattTCAAAATACTGTTTCTGATTTCAAAATGACGAATGCAGAAGCTATTTTGAAACTTTCGGGTTTTCTTGTAAATTATGTTATGGTCCTGAGGTGACTTTtgtctttcccccctcccctcgcCTTATTCACACTGAAGAAAATATGGATGTcaaaagcagaaattatttACTTATGAATCGCCAAGCTTTGCAAAGAGACATCAAGACTGCTTACATTATGGATCGGATGATTTCTGACGAAGTGCTAacactgcaggaggaggagagagtgaAACAACAGGTAGAGCCATCTCTCACTGCTATTTATCTTCCTAGTCTACTCACATGTCCTGTCATCCATTTTAAAAGTAGGAATTTCTGTCTCATTCTTGGATTCACCAAGTTGTATGTTTGGCACACAGATTTTTATTGCACTTTGTAAGGTTAAGGGCTTGGTCAAGTTGAAGGCTGTTTCTGTGACTATACCCAGTCTGTACGTGATAGATCAGATGATTTCTAAGATCTCTTAGTTTTGGTGATGGGCCTCAAGTTTTAGGAGGAAcaggtgagggaactggggttgtttagccttcagaagaggaggctgaggggaggcctccaTTACCTTCTATGTctgcctcaaaggaggttgtagtaaggtgggggtcagcctcttctcacatgcagtaAGTGGCAGAACGACAGGAAACagactcaagttgtgccaggggaggttcaggttggatattaggaaaaattgctTCATAGAAAGGgctgtcaggcattggaacaggctgtccaggaatgtggtggagtcaccatctctggtggcatttaaaagatgcatggatgtggtgcagAGGGCTGTGGTTGAGTGGTAGTagttcagcagcagtggtgggattgtgagctctaggtgagcagctgaacttgatgatctcaagggtctcttccaacctcaacggttctataattctatgatgttTTTCAATGTTTTTTTCTAGAGTACACAGGAGGAGCGAGCAGCTATGCTAATAAACATTATTCTTACAAAAGATAATAACTCCTATAGATCCTTTTATAATGCACTGCTTCATGAAGGCTACAGggatcttgctgctcttcttcaggatgGCATCCCTGCAGTCTCCTCTGGTAACAGAAAGAGTTCAATGGATGGAATGACTTCACATGGTCAGTGCAACTACAGGAATCCCAGGGCTTGGAAGTACAGACaagttgtctttttttattccttattAAGTGACTATCTGTAATGCCTCTCCTAATGAAAAAAGGAGGAATTGGTGCATTCACCTGTTCTGGTAGTGTAGTAGTCGGGATTTCTGTGTTTcatatatttaatataaaataactTTTGTAGGTCATCTTGCAACTGTTCATATTAACtagtgtttattttaaaacagaggAAACCTGAAGCTTTCAAGATTTTCactaaattattattattttgttgtaCATGAAAGACAGACACTTATTTGTATATGTAAAAGAAGCTGAACCTAATATAAAAGTTGTAGCCTCCAAAATTCTGACATCTATCTGGAAGAGTAATCTCTCAACCTACGTTCCAGTAATTGATCTAGCTGCTTAATTTTCTCCACCAGATCATTTAGTTACCCTACTTAAGTTCCTAAGTTTTACCTACATTGTCAGCAGTGTCATCTTTGATTGACTTGAAATAAATTGGTAGCTTCTAATGGGAAGAACTTTCTTACTGCCTGTGACTCAAACTGCATGTGACTAACTAACATATTTAATGGTCTCATAGATGTGTGGAATTTTGATTACCTGAGTAATCAAGCTTATTAGTGCTGATATGGCACTGTGTAagtgcagcagaggacagaTAAATTGCACGTTTCCTGCTGTACTTGGCTTGCTCTGTTGCTAGTCATGCTACCTTAGCTGAAATCAAAGGAAATCTTCCTTGGACCGCAGTGCTGTGATGTTAACTACAAAGTAAAAGCCTTACACAGCCAACTTTCTTCGCTGCTGCATCCGTGGAGCAGGAACTCTGGCTGAGAAAGTGACTCCATAAGCCACTTGGTGTAACAATGTTGAGCTCCTATGTTTGCCACAGTTTCTACTGTTAACTATCTTTTCAATTCTAGGATTTGATAAAACTAGCATGCCTCATGCAGTTATTAATTGTAACATGATTGTAGATGTGAGGCTTGCTACCTGCCAAGCACTTTATGTCTAGAAAGCAGTAATTTTTCAGTATCTGATGTTGTGAGACCAGTAGTTTTTAGAACCTTTGTATGCGACGCAagtgttggggggtgggggcaaACCCACTAATTGTTTGGGGTGGAGCATTGCTTGAAGAAGCATCCCATTTAGAACTGACCTTTTATTTGCATGTGTCTTGGTTTTTAACTTCAGTGAAGACAGTTCTCTGCGAAGGAGGTGTGCCCCAGAGACCAGTTGTGTTCGTCACTCGGCCAAAGCTGGTAGAGGCTATTAAAAAGAAGCTCTACTGCTTGGGAAGTGATCCAGGCTGGGTCACAGTTTATGGAATGGCAGGCTGTGGGAAGACTGTTTTAACAGCAGAAGCTTTAAGGGATCATCAGCTTTTGGAAGGTACTTTTATaagtatttataatttataaaaaTTACTACAGGTATACATGTGTTGGACATAGATGGCAAAGTGTCTTGTCATCTTGAAAGTAATTTAGGATTTAGGTTCTAAATGCCTTAGGTGCTTCTGGAACATATGCTTGCAACTTACAGCTTGCATAACCATATATATCTAGTGCTCTGGGACCactatttaattaatttatggGAAAACCTTCTGAATAGCTTCTCACTTGCAGTCTGCTTTAGTTTATGAGAGCAGATGCATCCTTAACTAAATTGCAAAACAATCATATCTGATTTATATTCCTTTGGGGCACTGCTTGTTAAGTCCTCAGCATCTTGCCCTTGCTATGGGAGATTAAAAAATTCTTGTTCTAACTTTTGCATCTATTTTAATAATGGCAGACATTTGTGGAGTGATTGCACTAGTATAACTGCTACCTTAGAGCAGATcataaatgaaaacattaaatgtttatttaagttgttggggttttttttccccctgcatagGTCACACTTGAAGGGGAAAGTGAGACTTGGACATtagaaaacatagaatcatagaatgatttgggttggaaaggaccataaaggtcatctagttccaatgcccctgctctgggcagggacacctcccaccagcccaggttgctcaaggcctcatctaacctggccttgaacacctctgaggagggggcatccacaacctccctgggcaacctgttccagaggctcactgccctcactgtaaagaatgtccatctaatatccagtctaaatctgcccttctcaagcttcaatccattccctttcctGTTAgtacaagcccttataaaaagtccctctccagctttatTCTAGGCCCCCTTCATCGGGTACTGGAATGCCACTTTAaggtctctctgaagccttctcttctgcaggctgaacagccccaactctctcaacctgtccctgcaggggaggtgctccagccctccgatcttcgtggccctcctctgtccccactccaacagatcaatgtccttcttgtgttggaggcaccagaactggttGCAGTACtgcaagtggggtctcaccagagcagagtagagggggggagaatcacctcacaGGAATTGAGACTACAGCATCTTCTGCTACAGCTGACTCTTCCAGATGCCTCCTTCTTCGCTGTTTGGGGATACTTTTCTCATCCCAAACTCTGAAATCCTGCAGTAGTACATGGTTAAAAAAGTAAATACTAAGTCAGATTAGCAAGGAACGTGGTTGCAGAAGGGGTTGTCAAGGGACAGGCAGGAAGGCAATGTAGACAGGAGGGATAACAATTGGTGGCAGTGTGAATTCTCTCTGGGAACTTGCTCTACAGAGCCTATacctttttaaaggaaaaatagtgTTCTTGTAGAACCATTGTGAGTTAATGGTAGAGTTTCAAGGTTGGCTTGCAATAGACTTTCAgagttttatattttaattgaaATTGAGTTACTGATTGCTATTGTAAACTGCTACtaattatttctgattttaaatgtCGAACATGATTGAGATTGCTTTTCTTGTTAGATTGCTTTCCAGGAGGAGTTCACTGGATCTCTGTTGGAAAGCAGGACAAAGCAGGGCT
The nucleotide sequence above comes from Indicator indicator isolate 239-I01 chromosome 14, UM_Iind_1.1, whole genome shotgun sequence. Encoded proteins:
- the IKBIP gene encoding inhibitor of nuclear factor kappa-B kinase-interacting protein isoform X1, yielding MSEIKQRKKGVSSPKTNEGSQKVEKHNNFGKMASPRTSNNRNMFWMDSRTSLSVISLVLCLVLTWFLFQQSNQFADMEKKYNFLQQEAEKFLDVENRVNLISKKLESSESILQEAASSISVMTEFEQEISSLHNIINDIQNNEKTLSLKMQSINEKFQNVTSSWRRSLDELNTNTSSLKSEAKSIHTEVTSQINEVDQRIKSLSERVRDLEDSTARNIKTLKRQEDDEFSRVEQKLDSQAKAVEKLEEEQNSLVAKNTDLNQKLVNYEPKIEECKTYLPTIENAVHSILRLSSEMLSMEKKIEDLTTQLYAVENDMLKSLSDTAEMQKLLDSIQENNSVLKVQNEIVALEVVHDTEVSSEAKEITPESCNSENEQDEDK